A genomic stretch from Bosea sp. F3-2 includes:
- a CDS encoding SDR family NAD(P)-dependent oxidoreductase, producing MTKPLEGRLALVTGASRGIGRAAALAFARAGAHVVALARTAGALEELDDEIREIGGSATLVPLDLGDATGLEQLGPALLERWGKLDILLANAGILGPLTPLGHATEKDWAKVLDTNVTANWRLIKSLDPALRASDAGRVLLMSSGAAHKCTAYWGPYSISKAAVEALARTYAAETATTPVKVMLVNPGPLRTRMRAEAMPGEDPMTLKTPEDLAPHLVRLASPDWTESGKIFDFPQGKVLTPQLPA from the coding sequence ATGACCAAGCCTCTCGAGGGGCGCCTCGCGCTCGTCACCGGTGCCTCGCGCGGCATCGGCCGTGCCGCCGCGCTTGCCTTCGCGCGGGCCGGCGCCCATGTCGTCGCGCTTGCCCGCACGGCCGGCGCTCTGGAGGAGCTCGACGACGAGATCCGCGAGATCGGCGGCAGCGCCACGCTCGTGCCGCTCGACCTCGGCGATGCCACGGGGCTGGAACAGCTAGGCCCGGCCCTGCTGGAGCGCTGGGGCAAGCTCGACATCCTGCTGGCGAATGCCGGCATCCTCGGCCCCCTGACCCCGCTCGGCCACGCGACCGAGAAGGACTGGGCCAAGGTGCTCGACACCAACGTCACCGCCAATTGGCGGCTGATCAAGTCGCTCGACCCGGCGCTGCGCGCCTCGGATGCGGGCCGTGTCCTGCTGATGTCCTCCGGCGCCGCGCATAAGTGCACCGCCTATTGGGGGCCTTACTCGATCTCCAAGGCCGCCGTGGAGGCGCTGGCGCGCACCTACGCCGCGGAGACGGCGACGACGCCGGTCAAGGTCATGCTGGTCAATCCGGGGCCGCTGCGCACCCGCATGCGCGCCGAGGCGATGCCGGGCGAGGACCCGATGACGCTGAAGACGCCGGAGGATCTGGCGCCGCATCTGGTCAGGCTCGCCTCGCCGGACTGGACCGAGAGCGGCAAGATCTTCGATTTCCCGCAGGGCAAGGTGCTGACGCCACAGCTGCCGGCCTGA
- the purF gene encoding amidophosphoribosyltransferase codes for MNSQTETETAFDPNADRLREECGVFGIYGHADAAALTALGLHALQHRGQEAAGIVSFDGTRFHSERRLGLVGDAFSEASVIDKLKGKQAIGHVRYSTTGETILRNVQPLFSELHGGGFAVAHNGNLTNGLTLRRELVRDGAIYQSTSDTEVLLHLVARSRKQQFIDRFIEAIRQIEGAYAFVGITNKKLIGARDPLGIRPLVLGELDGCPILTSETCALDIIGAKFIREVENGEVVIISESGIESHKPFPPVPERPCIFEYIYFARPDSIVKGRSIYERRKAMGAVLAQESPADADVVVPVPDSGVPAALGFAQASGIPFELGIIRNHYVGRTFIEPTQKVRELGVKLKHSANRSVVEGKRIVLVDDSIVRGTTSFKIVKMMREAGAREVHFRISSPPITHPDYYGIDTPDREKLLAATHSLEEMRQFVGADSLAFISVNGLYRAMGHEGRDPARPQFTDHCFTGDYPTSLTDVIGESAKQQISLLAEAG; via the coding sequence ATGAACTCGCAGACCGAGACTGAGACCGCCTTCGACCCCAATGCCGACCGGCTGCGGGAGGAATGCGGCGTCTTCGGCATTTACGGCCATGCCGACGCGGCGGCGCTGACGGCGCTCGGCCTGCACGCGCTCCAGCATCGCGGCCAGGAGGCGGCGGGCATCGTCTCCTTCGACGGCACGCGCTTCCATTCCGAGCGCCGTCTCGGTCTCGTGGGCGACGCCTTCTCGGAAGCAAGCGTCATCGACAAGCTCAAGGGCAAGCAGGCCATCGGCCATGTCCGCTACTCGACGACGGGCGAGACCATCCTGCGCAACGTCCAGCCGCTCTTCTCCGAGCTGCATGGCGGCGGTTTCGCGGTGGCGCATAACGGCAACCTCACCAACGGGCTGACGCTGCGGCGCGAGCTCGTCCGCGACGGCGCGATCTATCAGTCGACCTCCGACACCGAGGTCCTGTTGCATCTCGTGGCGCGCAGCCGCAAGCAGCAATTTATCGATCGCTTCATCGAGGCGATCCGCCAGATCGAGGGCGCCTATGCCTTCGTCGGCATCACCAACAAGAAGCTGATCGGCGCGCGCGATCCGCTCGGCATCCGCCCGCTCGTGCTGGGCGAGCTCGACGGCTGCCCGATCCTGACCTCGGAGACCTGCGCGCTCGACATCATCGGCGCCAAGTTCATCCGCGAGGTCGAGAACGGCGAGGTCGTGATCATTTCCGAGAGCGGCATTGAGAGCCATAAACCCTTCCCGCCGGTGCCGGAGCGGCCCTGCATCTTCGAGTATATCTATTTCGCCCGCCCCGACTCCATCGTGAAGGGCCGCAGCATCTATGAGCGCCGCAAGGCGATGGGTGCGGTCCTGGCGCAGGAATCGCCGGCCGATGCCGATGTCGTGGTGCCCGTGCCGGATTCCGGCGTTCCGGCCGCGCTCGGCTTTGCGCAGGCGAGCGGCATCCCCTTCGAGCTCGGCATCATCCGCAACCACTATGTCGGCCGCACCTTCATCGAGCCGACGCAGAAGGTCCGCGAGCTCGGCGTCAAGCTGAAGCACTCGGCCAACCGCTCGGTGGTCGAGGGCAAGCGCATCGTGCTGGTCGACGATTCGATCGTGCGCGGCACGACCTCCTTCAAGATCGTGAAGATGATGCGCGAGGCCGGCGCCCGCGAGGTGCATTTCCGCATCTCGTCGCCGCCGATCACCCATCCTGACTATTACGGCATCGACACGCCCGACCGCGAGAAGCTGCTCGCCGCCACGCATTCGCTGGAGGAGATGCGGCAGTTCGTCGGCGCGGATTCGCTGGCCTTCATCTCGGTCAATGGGCTCTACCGCGCCATGGGCCATGAGGGGCGCGACCCTGCCCGGCCGCAATTCACCGACCACTGCTTCACCGGCGATTATCCGACCTCACTGACCGACGTGATCGGCGAAAGCGCCAAGCAGCAGATCTCCCTGCTGGCCGAGGCCGGCTGA